The sequence below is a genomic window from Actinokineospora baliensis.
AGCCGCTTGAGGGCCACCACCCCCGCCCCGCTGCCGGGTACCGTGCCCGCGGCCTTCGCGTCGAACGGTCGGCACACCCCGTCGGGGGCGAAGATCCCGCCCGGTTCGTAGCGGTAGCCCGCCCGTTGCGGGACGTGGATGGACGCACCGCCGACCAGGACCAGGTCGGACTGGTGCAGCAGCAGGGCCTGGCACGCCAGGTGCACGGCGGCCAGAGAGCTGGCGCAGGCCGCCTGCACGGTGATGCTCGGCCCGGTCAGCCCGAGGTGGTAGGACACCCTCGTGGCCAGGAAGTCCTTGTCGGTGCCCAGGGTCAGCTGCGACCGCGCGGCGGTGCGGACCGGACCGGGTGCCTGCGCGGCCAGGTTGCGCAGCCGGTAGGTGCTGGCGCTGACTCCCCCGATCACCCCGATCCGGCCCGCGAACCGGGCTGGGTCGCAGCCCGCGTCCTCCAACGCGGCCCACGCGCACTCGAGGAACAGCCGCTGCTGCGGGTCCACCAGCGCCGCCTCGCGGCGGGTCAGGCCGAAGAGCGTGACGTCGAACCCTTCGATGTCGTCGAGCAGCCCACCTGCACGCACGTGGTCGGGTTCCCGCAGAACGGCCTCGGGCACGCCTTCGGCGACCGCGTCCGCGATGGTGAACGAGCTGATCGAGTCGACGCCCCCGCGCAGGTTGCGCCAGAAGGCGGTGGTGTCCGGGGCGCCGGGGAGCCTGCAGGCCATGCCGACAACCGCGATGGCGGTGTCGTCGCGCTCGTCAGTGCTCACCCGCGCCTCCCCGTGTCCCGGCCACCCGCGACAGGGCGGCCAGACGCGCCGCGGCCACTTGGCGGGACTTGGTGACCCGCTGGGATGAGCGGTCCCCCTTGTCGAGGTGTGCGGCGAGCGCGGCGACGGTCGGGTGCGCGAACAGGTCAACGACCTCGACCGCGCGCCCGGTCGCGGCCCGCAGTGCGCTGTGGGCCTGGATGAGCCGCACCGAGTGCCCACCCAGCTCGAAGAACGTCTCGTCGAGCCCGACCCGGTCGACACCGAGGACGTGCGCCCAGACGCTCGCGATGGACTGCTCCAGTTCGGTCACCGGTGCCCGGTAGGGCGGGCGTGCCCTCGGCTCCACCCGCGTCGGGGCCGAGGGCCTCGGCGCGGTCGACCCCGGCAGCACCCGGTCGGGCGCTCGAACCATGGCCGCGAGAAGGTCCACCAACTCCTCGGCCATGCCCGACACGGTGTCCGGGTCGAACAGGTCGGTGCTGTAGTCGATCCGGCACACCCCGCGCGAGAACGCGAAGGACAGGTCGACCTGGGCACCGCCGGTGTCCAGGGTCGCGACGTCGAAGACGAGCCCGCCACGCAGGGCCACTGGTTCCGGGGGAGCGTCCTGAACGACGAGCTGCACCTGGAACAAGGGCGTCCTGGTCAGCTCCCTCGGCAGTCGGAGCTCCTCGACGACCCGGGCGAACGGCACCTCCGCGTGCTCGAACGCCGCCAGTGCGGTCGTGCGGACCCGGCCGAGCAGCTCCCGCGCGGTCGGCCCGCCGGAGAGGTCGACCCGCAGCACGACCGTGTTGGCGAAGAAGCCGATCAGCCCTTCCACATCGGGCGACCCGCGACCGGCGACCGGGGTGCCGACGGCGATGTCGGTCTCACCGGTGCGACCGCGCAGCAAGGTCGCCAGAGCGGCCAGGACCACCATGTAGAGCGTGGTGCCGGTCGCGCTCGCCAGGTCCTGGAGTCCGCCGAGCAGCGAGGGGGACAGCGTGTGCCGGTGGGTGGCGCCTGCCTGGGTCGGTGTCGCGGGGCGCGGGCGGTCCGCGGGCAGTTCCAGGGTGGGCACCCCGCTCAACGCCGCCCGCCAGTGCTCCAGCTGCCCCGCCATGCCGGGGCCCGCGAGCTGGTCGCGTTGCCACACGGCGAAGTCCGCGTACTGGATCGGTGGTTCGGGCAACGGTGTCGGGGCATCGTCGGCGTACGCCTCGTAGAGCGCTGCCAGCTCGCGCACCAGCACCCGTTGCGACCAGGCGTCCCCGACGATGTGGTGCGTGGTCACGGTCAGCAGGTGCTCGTCCTGCCCGGAGCGGGTCAGGTGCGCGCGCACCACCCTGCCCGCGGCCAGGTCGAACGGGGACTCGTCCGGCGTGTCCGCCAACTCCGGTTCCCAGGGCGGGTCGACGACCTGCGCCGCCCGCCCGCCCGGTGCCGGGAACCGGGTGCGCAGCACCTCGTGCCTGCGCACGACCTCGGCCAGTGCCCGGCGCAGCGGTTCGGGCTCCAGCGGACCGGACAACGTGAGCGCGGTGGGCAGCCAGTACGCGCGCGTGCCGGGCAGCAACTGCTCCAGGAACCACAGCCGCTCCTGGGCGAACGACAGCGGGGCGGGACCGTCGTCGCGGCGGCGCGGGATGGACCTGTGCCGCGCCCGCCCGGTGAGCCATTCGGCGAGCAGATCGCGTTTGGCCTGCGACAGCTGGGCCCGGCGCCTGTCCAGTTCGGACCGGTCACTCATGTCGGCTCCTCCGCGATGGCCTCGATCCGGTCCAGCAGCAGGCCCTCCACCCCTTCGGCCAGTGCGGCGAGGGTGGTCCGCTCGAAGATCATCGCGAGCGGCACGTCCACGTCGAACACGTCGCCGAGGCGGCCCGCGACCTGGGTCGCGACCAGGGAGCTGCCGCCCAGCTCGAAGAAGTCGTCCGCGGGGCCCGGCCGGTCCACCCCGATCACGTCCCGCCAGATCGCCGCGACCCTGGCCTGCACCGGGTCCTGCGGGCCAGCCGCACCTGTGGCCGTCGGCCCGCCGGTCGCCTGGTGCCTGATCTCCTCCCCGGCCCAGTACCGCCCGCGTTCGAACGGGTAGGTCGGCAACGGCACCTTGCGCCGCCGTTCCGACGCCGCGAACCCCCGCCAGTCGAGCGGGACACCCACCGCCCACAGCTTCGCCGTGGCCCTCAGCAGCACGGCCCGGTCGGGCGCGGTGTCCTCGGGACGGCGCATGGAGGACACCACGTGGTGCCCCGCCGCCTCGGTGTGCTGGCGCACCAGCGTGGTCAGCCCCGTGCCCGGCCCGACCTCCAGCACCGTCCACAGTCCCTCGGCCAGCACTCGACGCAGGGCGGCGGAGAACAGCACCGGGTCGCGCGCCTGCCTGCCCCAATGGGTCGGGTCGGTCGCCTGCTCCTGGGTGATCCAGTCGCCGGTGGCCGTGGACAGGTAGGGCCGCGTCGGCGGCCGCAGCCCGATGCCTGCGAGCAGGTCGACCAGCTTGGCGACGGCCGGTTCCTGTGACGCCGAGTGGAAAGCGTGGGCCGTGCGCAGCGGCCTGCAGGGGACGCCGTCACGGCTCAGCCGGTCTCGCAGCGCCGCGATGGCGTCTGGGCCACCCGTCGCCACGCTGTGCGCGGGCCCGTTGACCGAGGCGAGCTCAGCGCCCTCGGGCAGCAGCGGTACCAGGGCCTCGGCCGGGAGCCGGACACTGACCATGGTCCCCGGCGGGGTGTCGCCCATCAGTCGTCCCCGCGCGGCGACCAGGCGCAACGCGTCCGGCAGGTCGAACACACCGGCGAGGCAGGCCGCCACGTACTCGCCGAGGCTGTGCCCGATCATCGCCGCGGGGTCGACACCCCACGCCTGCCACAGCCGGACCAGCGCGTAGGTGGTCACGAAGATCGCGGGCTGGGCCAGCCAGGTGGGCTCCAGCGCCCGCACGTCACCTTCGAGCAGCGGCGGACGCAGGTCACGGCCCAGTTCGGGGACAAGCAGGTCGCAGCAGTGGTCAACCCAGTCGCGGAACACCGGTTCGGTCCGGTAGAGGCCCGCCGCCATTCCCGGGTGCTGCGCGCCCTGCCCTGGGAACAGCATCAGCACGGAACTGTCGCGGCGGCTGCCGGTCACCACCTCGTCGGCCCGACCGGGGAACCGCACGACCGCCTGCCGGTGGTCGAAGTGCTCGCGCCCCACCTGCAGCGTGTGCGCCACGTCGGCGATGTCCTGCACCGGGTCGGCGGCCAGGTGCGTCGTGAGCTCGTCGCAAGCACGCCGCAGCGCCGACGGTGTCTTCGCGGTGCTCACCAGCACAACGCCGGGCCTACCCGCTGATCCCGGCGCACGGGCGGGCGCTTCCCCCAGCACCAGGTGCGCGTTGGTGCCACCGATCCCGAACGCGCTCACCCCGGCGACGCGGGGGCGGTCACCGGCGGAGGCCCAGACCAGCGGCTCGGTGTTGACGTGGAACGGGCTCGTGGGCAACTCGCACGCCGGGTTCGGGAGCCGGAAGTGCGGCGTCGGGGGGATCAACCGGTGGCGCAGCGCGAGGGTCGCCTTGATCAGCCCGGCCATGCCCGCCGCGGCGTCGAGGTGGCCGGTGTTGGCCTTCACCGATCCCAGCGCGCAGAACCCGCGGTCGGCGGTGTCCGCGCGGAACGCCCTGGTCAGCGCCCGCACCTCGATCGGGTCGCCGAGCGCGGTACCGGTGCCGTGGCCCTCCACGTACTCGATGTCGCGCGGCTTCACCCCGGCCACCGCCTGCGCCTCCACGATGACCTCGGTCTGGCCGCGCGCACTGGGGGCGGTGAAACCGACCTTGCTCGAGCCGTCGTTGTTGACCGCGGAGCCGAGGACCACCGCGCGGATGTCGTCGCCGTCGGCGATGGCGTCCGCGAGCCGCTTGAGCACGACCACCCCGACCCCGTCACCACCGACGGTGCCGCCCGCGGCGGCGTCGAACGGGCGGCACCGCCCGTCCGCCGAGCCGATGCCGCCTTCCCGGTACCGGTACCCGACCTGGGGTAGCTGGATCGCCACACCACCGGCCAGCGCCGTGTCGCACTCGTGCCCCAGCAGGCTCTGGCACGCCATGTGGACCGCCACCAGCGAACTGGAGCAGGCGGTCTGCACCGACACGCTCGGCCCGCGCAGGTCCAGCTTGTAGGAGACCCGGGTGGCCAGGTAGTCGACCTCGCAGCCGAGGTCGGCCTGGATCACCCCGGTGGTCCTGGCCAGGTCCGCGTACCGATCCACAATGGACCTATAGGTGTTCGTGCTCGCCGCGCCGAACACTCCGACGAGCCCGCTGTGCCCGCTGTGCCCGCTCGGGTCGTGGCCCGCGTCTTCCAGGGCTGTCCAGGCGCATTCCAGGAACAGGCGGTGCTGCGGGTCCATGACCTGGGCCTCGCGCGGCGCGTAGCCGAAGAACTCCGCCGCGAAGTCCCCGACGTCGTCGAGCACACCGCGCCTGCGGACGTAGTCGCTGTGCGCCAGATCGGACTCCGGCACACCTGCGTCGAGCAGCTCCGCCTGGCCGAGGTCCCGGACCAGCTCCTCCCCCGCGCACAACGCTTCCCAGAACCGCTGCGCGGACGACGCGGCCCCGATGCGGCACGCCAAACCGATGATCGCGATGCCCTGATCAGCCACGGCGCTCTCCTCTCCGGCCACGCCCGGAGCTCGCGACCCTGCGGCCCGCTCGTTCGCGGCGCGCCCCCGTCGTGTCCGGCCCCTCGAGCCCGTCGAGCGCCGCGGCCATGTCGCGGACGGTCGGCCTGGCGAACAGGTCCAAGATGGACAGATCGGTCGGG
It includes:
- a CDS encoding type I polyketide synthase, which encodes MADQGIAIIGLACRIGAASSAQRFWEALCAGEELVRDLGQAELLDAGVPESDLAHSDYVRRRGVLDDVGDFAAEFFGYAPREAQVMDPQHRLFLECAWTALEDAGHDPSGHSGHSGLVGVFGAASTNTYRSIVDRYADLARTTGVIQADLGCEVDYLATRVSYKLDLRGPSVSVQTACSSSLVAVHMACQSLLGHECDTALAGGVAIQLPQVGYRYREGGIGSADGRCRPFDAAAGGTVGGDGVGVVVLKRLADAIADGDDIRAVVLGSAVNNDGSSKVGFTAPSARGQTEVIVEAQAVAGVKPRDIEYVEGHGTGTALGDPIEVRALTRAFRADTADRGFCALGSVKANTGHLDAAAGMAGLIKATLALRHRLIPPTPHFRLPNPACELPTSPFHVNTEPLVWASAGDRPRVAGVSAFGIGGTNAHLVLGEAPARAPGSAGRPGVVLVSTAKTPSALRRACDELTTHLAADPVQDIADVAHTLQVGREHFDHRQAVVRFPGRADEVVTGSRRDSSVLMLFPGQGAQHPGMAAGLYRTEPVFRDWVDHCCDLLVPELGRDLRPPLLEGDVRALEPTWLAQPAIFVTTYALVRLWQAWGVDPAAMIGHSLGEYVAACLAGVFDLPDALRLVAARGRLMGDTPPGTMVSVRLPAEALVPLLPEGAELASVNGPAHSVATGGPDAIAALRDRLSRDGVPCRPLRTAHAFHSASQEPAVAKLVDLLAGIGLRPPTRPYLSTATGDWITQEQATDPTHWGRQARDPVLFSAALRRVLAEGLWTVLEVGPGTGLTTLVRQHTEAAGHHVVSSMRRPEDTAPDRAVLLRATAKLWAVGVPLDWRGFAASERRRKVPLPTYPFERGRYWAGEEIRHQATGGPTATGAAGPQDPVQARVAAIWRDVIGVDRPGPADDFFELGGSSLVATQVAGRLGDVFDVDVPLAMIFERTTLAALAEGVEGLLLDRIEAIAEEPT
- a CDS encoding condensation domain-containing protein, yielding MSDRSELDRRRAQLSQAKRDLLAEWLTGRARHRSIPRRRDDGPAPLSFAQERLWFLEQLLPGTRAYWLPTALTLSGPLEPEPLRRALAEVVRRHEVLRTRFPAPGGRAAQVVDPPWEPELADTPDESPFDLAAGRVVRAHLTRSGQDEHLLTVTTHHIVGDAWSQRVLVRELAALYEAYADDAPTPLPEPPIQYADFAVWQRDQLAGPGMAGQLEHWRAALSGVPTLELPADRPRPATPTQAGATHRHTLSPSLLGGLQDLASATGTTLYMVVLAALATLLRGRTGETDIAVGTPVAGRGSPDVEGLIGFFANTVVLRVDLSGGPTARELLGRVRTTALAAFEHAEVPFARVVEELRLPRELTRTPLFQVQLVVQDAPPEPVALRGGLVFDVATLDTGGAQVDLSFAFSRGVCRIDYSTDLFDPDTVSGMAEELVDLLAAMVRAPDRVLPGSTAPRPSAPTRVEPRARPPYRAPVTELEQSIASVWAHVLGVDRVGLDETFFELGGHSVRLIQAHSALRAATGRAVEVVDLFAHPTVAALAAHLDKGDRSSQRVTKSRQVAAARLAALSRVAGTRGGAGEH